The proteins below are encoded in one region of Pseudomonas putida NBRC 14164:
- a CDS encoding TonB-dependent copper receptor yields the protein MSGCTPVLALSLRGALAAVCGSLLAPVALAADPGHEGHAHDAPELSPTVITAVAPSSPLTVVTNPKDPRQPVPASDGADYLKTIPGFSAIRAGGTNGDPVLRGMFGSRLNILTNGGLMLGACPNRMDAPTSYISPETYDRLTVIKGPQSVIWGPGGSAGTILFEREPEKFGTLGSRVNASLLAGSNGRFDKVLDAAAGNSQAYARFVGNQSRSDDYHDGNNDTVPSRREKWNGDVALGWTPDQDTLLELTAGKGDGEARYAGRGMDGSQFKRESLGLRFEKSNLGEVLDKVEAQVYYNYADHVMDNYSLRTPSGSGMMGMPMVSNVDRRTMGARIKATWRWADVQLISGIDAQTNEHRQRGGMGVDAHKGQAWTKDADFHNYGAFSELTWYVSGEDRLITGARLDRASARDLRKGSATEGDSRADTLPSGFIRYEHDLAAIPATTYIGLGHAQRFPDYWELFSPKLAPPGAANAFDGIKPEKTTQLDFGIQYRTERLEAWASGYVGQIRDYILFDYRTGMMGMSTSQAQNIDARIMGGELGAAYQLTENWKADGTLAYAWGKNSSDGKALPQMPPLESRLGLTYSRDVWSVGALWRLVAAQNRIAENQGNVVGKDYDKSAGFGVFSLNGAYKVNKNLKLSAGVDNLFDKTYAEHLNLAGNAGFGYPATDPQPVNEPGRTFWTKVDFSF from the coding sequence ATGTCCGGCTGTACCCCTGTTCTTGCCTTGTCCCTGCGTGGGGCCCTCGCCGCCGTGTGCGGCTCGCTGCTCGCGCCCGTGGCCCTGGCCGCCGACCCTGGCCATGAAGGCCATGCGCACGACGCACCCGAGCTGAGCCCGACGGTAATCACCGCCGTGGCCCCGAGCTCGCCGCTGACCGTGGTCACCAACCCGAAAGACCCGCGCCAGCCAGTGCCGGCCAGCGACGGCGCCGACTACCTGAAGACCATCCCCGGCTTCTCGGCGATCCGCGCCGGCGGCACCAACGGTGACCCGGTGTTGCGCGGCATGTTCGGCTCGCGCCTGAATATCCTCACCAATGGCGGCCTGATGCTGGGCGCCTGCCCCAACCGCATGGACGCGCCCACGTCCTATATTTCGCCGGAAACCTACGACCGCCTGACCGTGATCAAAGGCCCGCAAAGCGTGATCTGGGGCCCGGGCGGTTCGGCAGGCACCATTCTTTTCGAACGTGAACCCGAAAAGTTCGGCACCCTCGGCAGCCGGGTAAACGCCAGCCTGCTGGCCGGCTCCAACGGCCGCTTCGACAAGGTGCTGGATGCCGCCGCCGGCAACAGCCAGGCCTACGCCCGCTTCGTCGGCAACCAGTCGCGCTCGGATGACTACCACGACGGCAACAACGACACCGTGCCATCGCGCCGGGAAAAATGGAACGGCGATGTCGCCCTCGGCTGGACGCCCGACCAGGACACTCTGCTGGAGCTGACGGCCGGCAAGGGCGATGGAGAGGCCCGCTATGCCGGGCGCGGCATGGACGGCTCGCAGTTCAAGCGTGAAAGCCTGGGCCTGCGCTTTGAAAAGTCCAACCTTGGCGAGGTGCTCGACAAGGTCGAGGCGCAGGTCTACTACAACTACGCCGACCATGTGATGGACAACTACAGCCTTCGTACCCCATCGGGCAGCGGCATGATGGGCATGCCGATGGTCAGCAACGTCGACCGTCGCACCATGGGGGCACGCATCAAGGCCACCTGGCGCTGGGCCGATGTGCAGCTGATCAGTGGCATCGACGCGCAAACCAACGAACATCGCCAGCGTGGGGGCATGGGCGTAGACGCACACAAGGGCCAGGCCTGGACCAAGGACGCCGACTTCCACAACTACGGTGCCTTCAGCGAACTGACCTGGTACGTCAGCGGTGAAGACCGGCTGATCACCGGTGCCCGCCTGGACCGCGCCTCGGCCCGAGACCTCCGTAAAGGCAGCGCCACAGAAGGTGATAGCCGCGCCGACACCCTGCCCAGCGGTTTCATACGCTATGAGCACGACCTGGCAGCCATCCCGGCCACCACCTATATCGGCCTCGGCCATGCCCAGCGTTTCCCCGATTACTGGGAGCTGTTCTCGCCCAAGCTGGCACCGCCCGGTGCAGCAAATGCCTTTGACGGCATCAAGCCAGAGAAGACCACCCAGCTCGACTTCGGCATCCAGTATCGCACCGAGCGCCTGGAAGCCTGGGCTTCGGGCTATGTCGGGCAAATCCGCGACTACATCCTGTTCGACTACCGCACGGGCATGATGGGCATGAGCACCTCGCAGGCACAGAACATCGACGCCCGCATCATGGGCGGCGAACTGGGTGCCGCCTACCAGCTGACCGAAAACTGGAAGGCCGACGGCACGCTGGCCTACGCTTGGGGCAAGAACAGCAGTGATGGCAAAGCGCTACCGCAAATGCCACCCCTGGAAAGCCGCCTCGGCCTGACCTACAGCCGCGATGTATGGAGCGTCGGTGCACTGTGGCGGCTGGTGGCGGCGCAAAACCGCATTGCCGAGAACCAGGGCAACGTGGTCGGCAAGGACTACGACAAGAGCGCCGGCTTCGGCGTGTTCTCCCTGAACGGCGCCTACAAGGTGAACAAAAACCTCAAGCTCAGCGCAGGGGTCGACAACCTGTTCGACAAAACCTACGCCGAGCACTTGAACCTGGCCGGGAACGCCGGGTTCGGCTACCCGGCTACCGATCCACAGCCGGTCAACGAGCCAGGCAGGACCTTCTGGACCAAGGTCGACTTCAGCTTCTGA
- a CDS encoding NfeD family protein: MEMQWWIWLVFGIALILLELVLPTFFILWFGIGAVLVSLISLAAPSLQLDMQVLLWVLLSSVTTALWFKVFRRKQPDVRWTADSVIGEVGLLTAGVSEFQKGRVRFQKPILGSEEWICIADSEIPVGERVRLTAIEGNTARVIRA, translated from the coding sequence ATGGAAATGCAATGGTGGATCTGGCTGGTCTTTGGCATCGCGCTGATCCTGCTCGAACTGGTCCTGCCGACGTTCTTCATCCTCTGGTTCGGCATCGGTGCCGTGCTGGTCTCGCTCATCTCGCTCGCCGCCCCCAGCCTGCAACTGGACATGCAGGTGCTGCTGTGGGTACTGCTGTCGTCTGTCACCACCGCGCTGTGGTTCAAGGTATTCCGGCGCAAGCAGCCAGACGTGCGCTGGACTGCCGACAGCGTGATCGGCGAGGTGGGCTTGCTGACCGCTGGCGTTTCAGAGTTTCAGAAAGGCCGCGTGCGTTTCCAGAAGCCGATTCTTGGCAGCGAAGAATGGATCTGCATTGCCGACAGCGAGATCCCGGTTGGCGAGCGGGTGCGCCTTACCGCCATTGAGGGCAACACTGCCCGTGTCATCCGGGCCTGA
- a CDS encoding copper chaperone PCu(A)C produces MLKHALVMAALLLPGAFANAHEYSVGDLHIAHPWSLQLPPNAPNVAAYFVVHNNGQADDRLLSVDSPISDDAQLHEHAMSASGAMKMQQVPSVVVPAGKDLTFAPSAYHVMLMQPKDRSLLSDGKRFPLTLHFEKAGDVTVEVAVQKQAPTDQPQAHEHAH; encoded by the coding sequence ATGCTCAAGCACGCCCTCGTCATGGCCGCCCTGCTGCTGCCCGGCGCCTTTGCCAATGCCCACGAATACAGCGTGGGCGACCTGCACATCGCCCACCCCTGGTCGCTGCAGCTGCCGCCCAACGCCCCCAATGTCGCCGCGTATTTCGTGGTGCACAACAATGGCCAGGCCGATGACCGCCTGTTGAGTGTCGACAGCCCCATCAGCGATGACGCGCAACTGCACGAGCACGCCATGAGCGCCAGCGGTGCCATGAAGATGCAGCAAGTACCCAGCGTTGTAGTGCCTGCCGGCAAGGACCTGACCTTCGCCCCCAGCGCCTACCATGTGATGCTGATGCAGCCCAAGGACCGCAGCCTGCTCAGCGACGGCAAGCGCTTCCCGTTGACCCTGCACTTCGAGAAGGCCGGCGACGTCACCGTCGAAGTGGCCGTGCAGAAGCAGGCGCCAACGGACCAGCCGCAAGCCCACGAACACGCGCACTGA
- a CDS encoding DUF2946 domain-containing protein, giving the protein MPPRRHIAWIACLAVLFNLLAMPLASAVPKGPAEQLLWGAFCSSMANKAKVDVQALAKIDLGPQSDDSASMMNCWCCSGAAPLLALPGYPPQLHNPPTLFAGLLPPPADYQPTPRQLWPALNPRASPLA; this is encoded by the coding sequence ATGCCCCCACGTCGGCACATCGCCTGGATAGCCTGCCTTGCAGTGCTGTTCAACCTGCTGGCCATGCCGCTGGCCTCTGCCGTGCCCAAGGGCCCGGCCGAGCAGCTGCTGTGGGGGGCTTTCTGTTCCAGCATGGCCAACAAGGCCAAGGTCGACGTCCAGGCCCTGGCCAAGATCGACCTCGGCCCGCAAAGCGACGACAGCGCCAGCATGATGAATTGCTGGTGCTGCTCGGGCGCTGCACCACTGCTGGCCCTGCCCGGCTACCCGCCGCAGCTGCACAACCCGCCAACACTGTTTGCCGGCCTGCTGCCGCCCCCCGCCGACTACCAACCCACGCCGCGCCAGCTCTGGCCTGCGTTAAACCCCCGTGCCTCTCCGCTGGCCTGA
- a CDS encoding precorrin-2 C(20)-methyltransferase produces MAPRGRLLGLGVGPGDPELITLKALRLLREAPVVGYFVAKGKRGNAFGIIEAHLQAQQTLLPLVYPVTTEALPAPLSYEQVISDFYDEASVQVAEHLDAGRDVAVICEGDPFFYGSYMYLHDRLAQRYEAEVIPGVCSMLGGASVLGAPLVYRNQSLSVLSGVLPAEELKRRLADADAAVIMKLGRNFPKVREVLTELGLDGRALYVERATMANQKIVPLDQVDPQSSPYFSLIIVPGEKWQG; encoded by the coding sequence ATGGCGCCGCGTGGACGTCTGCTTGGCCTGGGCGTGGGCCCGGGCGACCCTGAACTGATCACCCTCAAGGCCCTGCGCCTGCTGCGCGAAGCGCCAGTGGTCGGCTACTTCGTGGCCAAGGGCAAGCGTGGCAATGCCTTCGGCATCATCGAGGCACACTTGCAAGCGCAGCAGACGCTGTTGCCGCTGGTGTACCCGGTCACCACCGAAGCCCTGCCGGCGCCGCTGTCCTACGAGCAGGTGATCAGCGACTTCTACGACGAAGCCAGCGTGCAGGTGGCCGAGCACCTGGATGCCGGTCGCGACGTGGCGGTGATCTGCGAAGGTGACCCGTTCTTCTACGGGTCCTACATGTACCTGCACGACCGCCTGGCGCAGCGCTATGAGGCTGAAGTGATCCCTGGCGTGTGCTCGATGCTCGGTGGCGCCTCGGTGCTGGGTGCGCCGCTGGTGTACCGCAACCAGAGCCTCTCGGTCTTGTCTGGCGTGTTGCCCGCCGAGGAGCTCAAGCGCCGCCTGGCCGACGCCGATGCAGCAGTGATCATGAAGCTTGGGCGCAACTTCCCGAAAGTACGCGAAGTACTGACCGAACTGGGCCTGGACGGGCGCGCGCTGTATGTGGAGCGGGCCACCATGGCCAACCAGAAGATCGTGCCGCTGGATCAGGTTGATCCACAGTCGTCGCCGTACTTCTCGCTGATCATCGTGCCGGGGGAAAAATGGCAGGGCTGA
- a CDS encoding bifunctional cobalt-precorrin-7 (C(5))-methyltransferase/cobalt-precorrin-6B (C(15))-methyltransferase codes for MAPWLTVVGIGEDGFSGLGKQARRALLGAARVFGSPRQLALLPRCVPGERLGWPSPFSLGPVLALRGEPVCVLASGDPMFFGVGASLARQVPADEMRVLSMPSSCALAAARLGWPLQEVQVVSLVARPLAALNAHLHSGMRLLVLSNDGDSPAAIAALLRERGFGPSRLRVFEHLGGQEERELPGTAQDWPHADIATLNLVAIECLAAPDAPRLHRLAGLPDSAFRHDGQLTKRDVRAITLARLAPQPGELLWDVGAGCGSIGIEWMRAHPACRALAIEADEGRQGFIEHNRDALGVPGLQLVCGKAPAALQGLEQPDAIFIGGGVTREGVLDLCWSNLRPGGRLVANAVTLQSELALAHFREQHGGELTRIHVAHAQPLGAFDTWRQALPITLLEVVKPVDA; via the coding sequence ATGGCACCCTGGCTGACAGTAGTAGGCATCGGCGAAGACGGCTTCAGTGGCCTGGGCAAGCAGGCCCGGCGCGCGCTGTTGGGCGCTGCGCGGGTCTTCGGCAGCCCGCGCCAGCTGGCCTTGCTGCCGCGCTGCGTGCCCGGCGAGCGGCTGGGCTGGCCAAGCCCGTTTTCCTTAGGCCCAGTGTTGGCCCTGCGCGGCGAGCCGGTGTGCGTGCTGGCCAGCGGCGACCCGATGTTCTTCGGCGTCGGCGCCAGCCTGGCGCGGCAGGTGCCCGCCGATGAAATGCGCGTGCTGTCGATGCCCTCCTCCTGCGCCCTGGCCGCCGCCCGCCTGGGCTGGCCGTTGCAGGAGGTGCAGGTTGTGTCGCTGGTGGCGCGGCCACTGGCGGCGTTGAATGCCCACCTGCACAGCGGCATGCGCCTGCTGGTGCTGAGCAACGATGGCGACAGCCCGGCGGCAATTGCTGCACTGCTGCGCGAACGTGGCTTCGGGCCAAGCCGCCTGCGGGTTTTCGAGCACCTGGGTGGCCAGGAAGAACGCGAGTTGCCCGGCACCGCCCAGGACTGGCCGCACGCCGATATCGCCACGCTCAACCTGGTGGCCATCGAGTGCCTGGCCGCGCCCGATGCGCCACGCCTGCACCGGCTGGCCGGGCTGCCCGACAGCGCCTTCCGGCACGACGGCCAACTGACCAAACGTGACGTGCGCGCCATCACCCTGGCGCGCCTGGCGCCCCAGCCCGGCGAACTGCTGTGGGACGTGGGCGCGGGCTGCGGCTCGATCGGCATCGAATGGATGCGCGCCCACCCGGCCTGCCGCGCCCTGGCCATCGAGGCCGACGAAGGCCGCCAAGGCTTCATCGAACACAACCGTGACGCGCTGGGTGTACCCGGCCTGCAACTGGTCTGCGGCAAGGCGCCTGCGGCACTGCAAGGCCTGGAGCAGCCCGATGCAATCTTCATCGGCGGGGGCGTCACCCGCGAAGGCGTGCTGGACCTGTGCTGGTCCAACCTGCGCCCAGGCGGGCGGCTGGTGGCCAATGCAGTGACCTTGCAAAGCGAACTGGCCCTGGCGCATTTCCGCGAGCAGCACGGTGGCGAGCTGACCCGCATCCATGTCGCCCATGCCCAGCCCCTGGGCGCGTTCGACACCTGGCGCCAGGCGCTGCCGATCACCCTGCTGGAAGTGGTGAAGCCCGTCGATGCGTGA
- the cobG gene encoding precorrin-3B synthase: MPDAPLTQAHAPNVSPRPSACPGLWRIVSARDGGICRIKLPGGLLLADQAEAVATAAERFAGGVIEATNRGNLQIRGIGNEHRALVETLLAAGLGPRDAAGDDVRNLMLSPLAGHDPAMLLDARPLAGQILDLLEGTPRFHQLSAKFAVQLDAGERLAMLRHPHDLWLSALRLEQQTWLAFGLAGCPADGQVLGAVPLAQGLALVRAVLERFLDLATPMQSRMRQLLEVCPASDFVDGLGLGIRRDAAVLAWRREHHRASWLGTLPQADGVALGVAPPQGRLTPAMLRGAAQVARERGDGSLHLSPWQSLVLTNLQADFIDQAQADLSALGLLCHDHEPLARISACTGASGCAKALGETKADAVALAALLGPGVPASVHLSGCPRSCAVAHVAPATLLARSPGRYDLYLRDARQPGFGALRATDLTLNEAGAMLDLPTEHLDD; the protein is encoded by the coding sequence TTGCCGGACGCCCCTTTGACGCAGGCCCATGCCCCCAACGTTTCGCCCCGCCCCTCGGCCTGCCCGGGGTTGTGGCGCATTGTCAGTGCCCGTGATGGCGGCATCTGCCGCATCAAGCTGCCGGGCGGCCTGCTGCTGGCCGACCAGGCCGAAGCGGTGGCGACGGCGGCCGAGCGCTTCGCCGGCGGCGTGATCGAGGCCACCAACCGTGGCAATTTGCAGATTCGCGGCATTGGCAACGAGCATCGGGCCCTGGTCGAGACCCTGCTCGCCGCTGGCCTGGGTCCGCGCGACGCGGCCGGTGACGATGTGCGCAACCTGATGCTCAGCCCGCTGGCCGGGCATGACCCGGCGATGCTGCTGGACGCACGGCCCTTGGCAGGTCAGATCCTCGACTTGTTGGAAGGCACCCCGCGCTTTCACCAGTTGTCGGCCAAGTTTGCCGTGCAGCTGGATGCCGGCGAACGCCTGGCCATGCTCCGACACCCCCATGACCTGTGGCTATCGGCCCTGCGTCTGGAGCAGCAGACCTGGCTGGCGTTCGGCCTGGCGGGCTGCCCGGCGGACGGCCAGGTGCTCGGCGCCGTGCCGCTGGCGCAGGGCCTGGCGCTGGTGCGTGCGGTGCTGGAGCGCTTTCTCGACCTGGCAACCCCGATGCAATCGCGCATGCGCCAGCTGCTCGAGGTGTGCCCGGCAAGCGATTTCGTCGATGGGCTCGGCCTGGGCATCCGCCGCGATGCCGCCGTGCTTGCCTGGCGCCGTGAACATCACCGCGCCTCCTGGCTGGGCACGCTGCCGCAGGCAGATGGCGTTGCCCTTGGCGTCGCCCCGCCGCAAGGCCGCCTGACCCCGGCGATGCTGCGCGGCGCCGCGCAGGTTGCCCGTGAGCGGGGCGATGGCAGCTTGCATCTCAGCCCCTGGCAAAGCCTGGTGCTGACCAATCTGCAAGCCGACTTCATCGACCAGGCCCAGGCTGATCTCTCGGCCCTGGGCCTGCTGTGCCACGACCACGAGCCGCTGGCGCGTATCAGCGCCTGCACCGGTGCCAGCGGCTGCGCCAAGGCCCTTGGCGAAACCAAGGCCGACGCCGTTGCCCTTGCCGCGCTGCTGGGCCCTGGCGTGCCTGCCAGCGTGCACTTGTCTGGCTGCCCCCGTTCCTGCGCCGTGGCCCATGTTGCCCCGGCCACCCTGCTGGCCCGCTCGCCGGGCCGATATGACCTCTATCTGCGTGACGCGCGCCAGCCGGGCTTCGGCGCCCTGCGCGCCACCGACCTTACCTTGAATGAAGCAGGCGCCATGCTCGACCTGCCGACGGAGCACCTTGATGATTGA
- a CDS encoding SPFH domain-containing protein, with translation MTSLIVVAAIALFVLITVFKGVRIVPQGEEWIVERLGRYHSTLKPGLNILIPYMDVVAYRLPTKDIILDVQQQEIITRDNAVIVANALCFAKVVDPQKASYGVQNFSFAVTSLTMTSLRAIVGAMDLDEALSSREQIKARLREAMSEQTEDWGVTVRSVEIQDIKPSENMQLAMERQAAAERERKADVTRAEGAKQAAILEAEARLQAARLDAEAQISLAEASARAISLVKEAVGNETVPAMYLLGERYVGAMENLASSNNAKVVVLPADLQETVRGLMGRNKA, from the coding sequence ATGACCAGCCTCATCGTTGTCGCCGCCATCGCCCTGTTCGTCCTGATCACCGTGTTCAAGGGGGTACGTATCGTGCCCCAGGGCGAGGAATGGATCGTCGAGCGCCTGGGCCGCTACCACAGCACGCTCAAGCCCGGCCTGAACATCCTCATCCCGTACATGGATGTGGTCGCCTATCGCCTGCCGACCAAGGACATCATCCTCGATGTGCAGCAGCAGGAAATCATCACCCGGGACAACGCCGTGATCGTCGCCAATGCCCTGTGCTTCGCCAAGGTGGTCGACCCGCAGAAAGCCTCCTATGGCGTGCAGAACTTCTCGTTCGCCGTCACCAGCCTGACCATGACTTCGCTGCGCGCCATCGTCGGTGCCATGGACCTGGACGAAGCGCTGTCCAGCCGCGAGCAGATCAAGGCACGCCTGCGCGAGGCGATGTCGGAGCAGACCGAAGACTGGGGCGTGACCGTGCGCTCGGTGGAAATCCAGGACATCAAGCCTTCGGAAAACATGCAACTGGCCATGGAGCGCCAGGCGGCGGCCGAGCGTGAGCGCAAGGCCGATGTAACCCGCGCCGAAGGTGCCAAGCAGGCCGCGATCCTGGAAGCGGAAGCACGCCTGCAGGCGGCCAGGCTGGATGCCGAAGCACAGATCAGCCTGGCCGAGGCCTCGGCGCGGGCGATTTCGCTGGTCAAGGAAGCGGTGGGCAACGAGACCGTGCCGGCGATGTATTTGCTGGGTGAGCGTTATGTCGGGGCCATGGAGAACCTGGCGAGCAGCAACAACGCCAAGGTGGTGGTGCTGCCGGCGGATCTGCAAGAGACCGTACGCGGGCTGATGGGCCGAAACAAGGCTTGA
- a CDS encoding cobalt-precorrin-5B (C(1))-methyltransferase, translated as MREETREQPAPLRSGLTTGSCATATSLAAARLLLNGESSDAVSITLPKGKVVQMRLEFCRLIDERAEAGTLKDAGDDPDVTHGALLYSQVRLLGEPGIRFVAGAGVGTVTRPGLVLAVGEPAINPVPRRMITEHLQRLADECGYLGGFEVTVNVQGGDQLALKTMNPRLGILGGLSILGTSGIVRPFSCAAYIASIHQGIDVAHTNGYTHIAACTGNASEDTMRRVYGLPEIALIEMGDFVGAVLKHLRKVPVPRLTLCGGFGKISKLAAGHMDLHSRHSSIDLPQLAGWAADIGADETLQAAIIGANTSQQALALAHTAGIALGDAVCAHALAFARSVVPAQVQVEVFAIDRQGGIVGQAGVQ; from the coding sequence ATGCGTGAAGAAACCCGCGAACAGCCCGCGCCCCTGCGCAGCGGCCTGACCACCGGCAGCTGCGCCACCGCCACAAGCCTGGCAGCCGCTCGCTTGCTGCTGAACGGCGAAAGCAGCGACGCCGTCAGCATTACCCTGCCCAAGGGCAAGGTGGTGCAGATGCGCCTGGAATTCTGCCGCCTGATTGACGAGCGTGCCGAAGCGGGCACCCTCAAGGATGCTGGCGACGACCCGGACGTGACCCACGGCGCCCTGCTCTACAGCCAGGTACGCCTGCTGGGCGAACCGGGTATCCGCTTTGTCGCCGGGGCCGGCGTTGGCACTGTGACCCGGCCGGGGCTGGTGCTGGCGGTGGGTGAGCCGGCCATCAACCCGGTGCCACGGCGCATGATCACTGAACACCTGCAACGCCTGGCCGACGAGTGCGGCTACCTCGGTGGCTTCGAGGTCACGGTCAATGTGCAGGGCGGCGACCAACTCGCCCTCAAGACCATGAACCCGCGCCTGGGCATCCTCGGCGGGCTGTCGATCCTCGGCACCAGCGGCATCGTGCGGCCGTTCTCCTGTGCGGCCTACATTGCTTCGATCCATCAGGGCATCGACGTGGCCCACACCAACGGCTACACGCACATCGCCGCCTGCACCGGCAACGCCAGTGAAGACACCATGCGCCGGGTCTACGGCCTGCCGGAAATCGCCCTGATCGAAATGGGCGATTTCGTCGGCGCAGTGCTCAAGCACCTGCGCAAGGTGCCGGTGCCACGCCTGACCCTGTGTGGTGGCTTCGGCAAGATCAGCAAACTGGCCGCCGGGCACATGGACCTGCACAGCCGCCATTCCAGCATCGACCTGCCGCAACTGGCCGGCTGGGCGGCAGACATTGGCGCTGACGAAACGCTGCAAGCGGCCATCATCGGCGCCAACACCAGCCAGCAAGCGCTCGCCCTCGCGCATACAGCCGGTATCGCCTTGGGGGATGCAGTGTGTGCTCACGCCCTGGCCTTCGCCCGCAGCGTCGTGCCGGCGCAAGTGCAAGTGGAAGTGTTCGCCATCGACCGCCAGGGCGGCATCGTTGGCCAGGCAGGTGTGCAATGA
- a CDS encoding cobalt-precorrin-6A reductase has translation MTTRILLLGGVTEALAIARRLGPQHVYSLAGIGRVPQDLQCQVRVGGFGGADGLASYLREAGITLLIDATHPYAAQISRNAASAARNAGIPCWALRRPAWQAQAGDDWREVEDWAGLIDALKPFRRPLFTLGREPLQHLDEIPPEQFWTLRALEACPGNERCEVIGARGPFHILDERALFQRRTIDVLISKNSGSVATEPKLEVARELGVPVLILKRPALPDVDRAFESQADMAAALDLHQHISQAR, from the coding sequence ATGACCACGCGCATCCTGCTGCTGGGCGGTGTTACTGAAGCCCTCGCCATCGCCCGCCGCCTCGGCCCACAGCATGTTTATAGCCTGGCCGGTATCGGCCGCGTGCCGCAGGACCTGCAATGCCAGGTGCGGGTCGGGGGCTTTGGCGGTGCCGATGGCCTGGCCAGCTACCTGCGCGAGGCGGGCATCACCCTGCTGATTGATGCCACCCATCCCTATGCCGCGCAGATCAGCCGCAATGCCGCCAGCGCCGCACGCAACGCTGGCATCCCGTGCTGGGCCTTGCGCCGCCCGGCCTGGCAGGCGCAAGCGGGGGATGACTGGCGCGAAGTCGAGGACTGGGCGGGGCTGATCGACGCGCTCAAACCGTTCCGCAGGCCGCTGTTTACGCTGGGGCGTGAGCCACTGCAGCACCTGGACGAGATTCCACCGGAGCAGTTCTGGACGCTGCGTGCGCTGGAAGCGTGCCCTGGCAACGAGCGCTGCGAAGTGATTGGCGCGCGCGGGCCATTCCACATTTTGGATGAACGGGCGTTGTTCCAGCGCCGCACTATCGATGTGCTGATCAGCAAGAACAGCGGCAGTGTGGCGACCGAGCCGAAGCTCGAGGTGGCGCGGGAGCTTGGGGTGCCGGTGCTGATCCTCAAGCGCCCGGCGTTGCCGGATGTTGACCGCGCATTCGAATCGCAGGCTGACATGGCAGCAGCACTCGACTTGCATCAACACATCTCGCAAGCACGCTAG
- a CDS encoding precorrin-8X methylmutase has protein sequence MIDYIRDGQEIYRNSFRIIREEARLERIPADLEKLAVRVIHACGMVDAIDGLQFSEGAGRAGREALLNGAPILCDAHMVAEGITRARLPADNQVICTLRDPSVPGLAKDAGNTRSAVALELWRPYLEGSVVVIGNAPTALFYLLEMIDAGAPKPALILGFPVGFVGAAESKAMLAADSRGVPFVIMQGRLGGSAMAAAAVNALATEVE, from the coding sequence ATGATTGACTACATCCGCGATGGTCAGGAGATCTATCGCAATTCCTTCCGGATCATCCGTGAGGAAGCCCGACTCGAGCGGATCCCCGCAGACCTCGAAAAGCTCGCCGTACGCGTGATCCACGCCTGTGGCATGGTCGATGCCATCGATGGCCTGCAGTTCTCCGAAGGTGCCGGCCGGGCCGGGCGCGAGGCGCTGCTCAACGGCGCGCCAATCCTGTGCGATGCGCACATGGTCGCCGAAGGCATCACCCGGGCCCGCCTGCCAGCCGACAACCAAGTCATCTGCACCCTGCGCGACCCAAGCGTACCGGGCCTGGCCAAGGACGCCGGCAACACCCGTTCTGCCGTAGCCCTTGAGCTGTGGCGCCCGTACCTGGAAGGCAGTGTGGTGGTGATCGGCAATGCGCCCACCGCCCTGTTCTACCTGTTGGAGATGATTGACGCCGGCGCACCCAAGCCGGCGCTGATCCTTGGCTTCCCGGTCGGTTTCGTCGGTGCTGCCGAGTCCAAGGCGATGCTCGCCGCCGACAGCCGTGGTGTGCCATTCGTGATCATGCAAGGCCGCCTGGGCGGCAGCGCGATGGCCGCCGCCGCGGTCAACGCCCTGGCCACGGAGGTGGAGTGA
- a CDS encoding DUF2946 domain-containing protein yields MSLPRNSISRTTRPDRRRAGGGWLSLFAMWMIFIGPLISQSMPMDHHAGMSMPMDMPMAAAHQHGGDAHHGHGGDGQLHVMWEKCGYCSLLFNCPALPQALSPLSAGSVVPTTHLLAPTHQGHARQAVFPGARSRAPPSSISV; encoded by the coding sequence ATGAGCCTGCCGCGCAACAGCATCAGCCGTACCACCCGCCCTGACCGCAGGCGCGCCGGTGGCGGATGGCTGAGCCTGTTCGCCATGTGGATGATCTTCATCGGCCCGCTGATTTCCCAGTCGATGCCAATGGACCACCACGCCGGTATGAGCATGCCGATGGACATGCCGATGGCGGCTGCCCATCAGCATGGCGGAGACGCCCATCACGGCCACGGCGGCGATGGCCAGCTGCATGTGATGTGGGAAAAGTGCGGTTATTGCAGCCTGTTGTTCAACTGCCCGGCCCTGCCCCAGGCCCTCAGCCCGCTCAGCGCCGGCAGCGTCGTCCCCACCACCCACCTGCTTGCGCCAACGCACCAGGGCCATGCCCGGCAGGCTGTATTCCCCGGTGCGCGCAGCCGCGCCCCACCCTCCTCGATCAGCGTCTGA